The genomic region TGTTTCCTTCAGGAAGGACGTTTACTCGTCTCTTAGATCTCCAGAAAGCGCCCTAAATCTATCGTCGACCGCCTGTGAAATAGGACGCAGTGCTTCCGCGAGCATCAACGGAGAAATTTCAAGGCTTACTTAGCCTAGAATAAGGTACTGAATTTATTAGAAAAATGGCGCACCCGACAGGATTCGAACCTGTGACCTCTGCCTTCGGAGGGCAGCGCTCTATCCAGCTGAGCTACGAGTGCGTGGTCCGGCGCGCCTAGCAGCCGGCGCGTGCGAATGCCAGAGGCTTATCTCTTTGCGATCTTCACCGGCTGAAATTCACCCAGCCCGCAGCTCGCGCCGCGCATCGGCGGGCTTTGGTAGAGCACCGTGATGATATCGGTCGAGCACAATTGGCTGAGCGAGGTCGAATAGGCAAAGCGCCGCTCAAAGCCCAGGCTCGGACAGGATTGTGGCAGCGTGACGCGATAGTAACGGTCGCCGGAGATATGGAAGTCGATCACGCGATCGTTGCGCACCAGACTCTCGCGGAGCTGGGTGATCGGTACGCAGCTCTGCGGCTTGCCGTCCGGCGTGGCGGCGGGAACTTCGTTACGGTCGCGCGCGGCGCCCGGGGCGGCAATGGCGGCTATCGCAATGGCGGCTGGTAACAGGATACGCATGATCCACCTCTCCGTTTGATCAATCCCCCGCAAAAGCATTCTTGAGCCGGGCGAAGAACCCCTGCGCTTCGGGGCATTCCTCGCCCGTCTCCGTCTCGCGGAACATCTCCAGCAACTCGCGCTGGCGCGTGGAGAGGCGCGTGGGCGTCTCCACGTCGATCTGGATGACGAGATCGCCGTGACCGCGCCCCTGCAGCACCGGCATCCCCGCGCCGCGCTGGCGCAATTGCTTGCCGGACTGGATGCCGGCGGGGATTTTCAGCTCGTGCGTTCGCCCGTCGAGGCCAGGGATGGAGAGCGTGCCGCCCAGCGCGGCGGTGGTGAAGCTGATCGGCGCGCGCGCGAACAGGGTGGTGCCCTCGCGCTCGAAGATCGCGTGCCGCTTCACATGGAGGAAGATGTAGAGATCGCCCGGCGGCGCGCCGCGCGGGCCGGCTTCGCCTTCGCCCGACATGCGCACGCGCGTACCCTCGTCGACGCCGGCGGGGATGTTTACGCTGAGCGTCCTCGTGCGCTCGACCCGCCCGTCGCCGCGACAATCGCGGCAGGGGTCGTCGATCACCTGCCCGGAGCCGCCACATACCGGGCAGGCGCGCTCGACCACGAAGAAGCCCTGTTGCGCACGCACCTTGCCGTGACCGGCGCAGGTGGAGCAGGTGTGGGCGTGGGTCCCGGGGCGCGCACCGCTGCCGTGGCAGGTCTCGCAGGTGGCGGTGACGTCGATGGTGATCTCGGCGGTCTTGCCGTGAAAGGCTTCCTCCAGCGAGATCTCCATGTCGTAACGCAGGTCGGCGCCGCGCCTGGGCTGCGCGCGGCCGCCACGGCCGCCGCCCATGAACTCGCCGAACACGCTCTCGAAAATGTCGGAGAAGCCGGCGAAATCATGCGCCCCGCCGCCGCCGCCGTTCTGGAAGGCGGCATGGCCGAAGCGATCATAGGCCGCGCGCTTCTGCGGGTCTTTCAGGCAGTCATAAGCCTCGTTGACCGCCTTGAACTTCGCCTCGTTTTCCTTGCACCCGCCGTTCTTGTCCGGGTGGTATTTCATCGCGAGCTTGCGATAAGCCGATTTGATCGTGGTGGCGTCGGCCCCGCGCTCTACTTCCAGAAGCTCGTAATAATCTACTTCAGTCATTCACGGCCCCCGCCGGATGCTCCGCGACCGCCGCCCGGTGACGGCGATCGCGGATCATCTCGTTCACGCCTTGTTGTCGTCCACTTCCGAGAATTCGGCGTCGACAACATCGTCACCGCCGGCTTCCGAGCCAGCAGCCGCACCGGCGGCGGGGGAAGCTTCCGCCTGCTGCTGCTTCTCGTAGATCGCCTGGCCGAGCTTCATCGCGACCTGCGCGAGCGCCTGGCTCTTCTCGTTCATCGCATCCGCGTCGCCGCCCTCGACGGCCGCCTTGGCCGCGTCGATCGCCGACTGGATCTCGCCCTTCAGGCTCTCGTCGACCTTGTCGCCATTGTCGGCAAGCTGGCGCTCGGTGGTGTGGATCAGGCTTTCGGCGTTGTTCTTCGCCTCGGCCGCCGCCTTGCGCTTCTTGTCCTCCTCCGCGAACTGCTCCGCGTCGCGCACCATCTGGTCGATGTCGGCGTCGCTGAGGCCGCCCGAGGCCTGGATGCGGATCTGCTGCTCCTTGCCGGTGCCCTTGTCCTTCGCGGAGACGTTGACGATGCCGTTGGCGTCGATGTCGAACGTCACCTCGATCTGCGGCACGCCGCGCGGGGCGGGGGGGATGCCGACCAGATCGAACTGGCCGAGCAGCTTGTTGTCCGCCGCCATCTCGCGCTCGCCCTGGAAGACGCGGATCGTCACCGCCTGCTGATTGTCGTCAGCGGTGGAATAGGTCTGCGACTTCTTGGTCGGGATCGTGGTGTTGCGGTCGATCATGCGGGTGAAGACACCGCCCAGCGTTTCGATGCCCAGCGACAGCGGGGTCACGTCGAGCAGCAGCACGTCCTTCACGTCGCCCTGCAGCACGCCGGCCTGGATGGCGGCGCCCATCGCGACCACCTCGTCCGGGTTGACGCCGGTGTGCGGCTCCTTCCCGAAGAAGCTCTTCACCACCTCGCGGACCTTGGGCATGCGGGTCTGACCGCCGACGAGCACGACCTCGGCGATATCGCTGGCCTTGACGCCCGCGTCCGCCAGCGCCTTGCGGCACGGCTCCAGCGTGCGATCGATCAGCGGTTCGACCAGCCGCTCCAGATCGGCGCGGGTGATCGTCTTGACGAGATGCTTCGGCCCGTTCTGGTCGGCGGTGATGAAGGGCAGGTTGACCTCGGTGGTCTGCGCCGAGGACAGCTCGATCTTCGCCTTTTCGGCGGCTTCCTTCAGCCGCTGGAGCGCCAGCTTGTCCTTGGTGAGGTCGATACCCTCGTCCTTCTTGAAGCCTTCGGCGAGATATTCGACGACCTTGGCGTCGAAATCCTCGCCGCCGAGGAAGGTGTCGCCGTTGGTCGACTTCACCTCGAACACGCCGTCGCCGATCTCGAGGATCGAGATGTCGAACGTGCCGCCGCCGAGGTCATAGACCGCGATCGTCTTGCCGTCCTGCTTCTCCAGGCCATAGGCCAGCGCGGCCGCGGTCGGCTCGTTGATGATGCGCAGCACCTCGAGGCCCGCGATCTGGCCAGCGTCCTTGGTGGCCTGACGCTGGGCGTCGTTGAAGTAGGCGGGAACGGTGATGACGGCCTGCGTCACGGTTTCGCCGAGATACGATTCGGCGGTTTCCTTCATCTTCTGGAGGATGAAGGCGGAAATCTGCGACGGGCTGTAATCCTTGCCGCCGGCCTCGACCCACGCGTCGCCGTTCGGCCCGCGCGCGATCTTGTACGGAACCAGTTCGGTGTCCTTCTTCGTCACTGGGTCGTCGTAGCGGCGGCCGATCAGGCGCTTCACCGCGAAGATCGTGTTGTCCGGGTTGGTGACGGCCTGGCGCTTCGCCGGCTGGCCGATCAGCCGC from Sphingomonas sp. CL5.1 harbors:
- the dnaJ gene encoding molecular chaperone DnaJ, encoding MTEVDYYELLEVERGADATTIKSAYRKLAMKYHPDKNGGCKENEAKFKAVNEAYDCLKDPQKRAAYDRFGHAAFQNGGGGGAHDFAGFSDIFESVFGEFMGGGRGGRAQPRRGADLRYDMEISLEEAFHGKTAEITIDVTATCETCHGSGARPGTHAHTCSTCAGHGKVRAQQGFFVVERACPVCGGSGQVIDDPCRDCRGDGRVERTRTLSVNIPAGVDEGTRVRMSGEGEAGPRGAPPGDLYIFLHVKRHAIFEREGTTLFARAPISFTTAALGGTLSIPGLDGRTHELKIPAGIQSGKQLRQRGAGMPVLQGRGHGDLVIQIDVETPTRLSTRQRELLEMFRETETGEECPEAQGFFARLKNAFAGD
- the dnaK gene encoding molecular chaperone DnaK; translation: MAKVIGIDLGTTNSCVSVMEGGKPKVIENAEGARTTPSIVAFAKDGERLIGQPAKRQAVTNPDNTIFAVKRLIGRRYDDPVTKKDTELVPYKIARGPNGDAWVEAGGKDYSPSQISAFILQKMKETAESYLGETVTQAVITVPAYFNDAQRQATKDAGQIAGLEVLRIINEPTAAALAYGLEKQDGKTIAVYDLGGGTFDISILEIGDGVFEVKSTNGDTFLGGEDFDAKVVEYLAEGFKKDEGIDLTKDKLALQRLKEAAEKAKIELSSAQTTEVNLPFITADQNGPKHLVKTITRADLERLVEPLIDRTLEPCRKALADAGVKASDIAEVVLVGGQTRMPKVREVVKSFFGKEPHTGVNPDEVVAMGAAIQAGVLQGDVKDVLLLDVTPLSLGIETLGGVFTRMIDRNTTIPTKKSQTYSTADDNQQAVTIRVFQGEREMAADNKLLGQFDLVGIPPAPRGVPQIEVTFDIDANGIVNVSAKDKGTGKEQQIRIQASGGLSDADIDQMVRDAEQFAEEDKKRKAAAEAKNNAESLIHTTERQLADNGDKVDESLKGEIQSAIDAAKAAVEGGDADAMNEKSQALAQVAMKLGQAIYEKQQQAEASPAAGAAAGSEAGGDDVVDAEFSEVDDNKA